The nucleotide window CATAGAAATTGACGACAAAATAGAACCCGGAGGATGTATTTTAGAAAGTGATATGGGAAATGTAGATGCACGATTGTCTACGCAATTAAAACAAATTGAAGACGTTTTCTTTGAACAACGATAACGTTGATGAACACGATAGAAACAACAACAACAGAAACTGCAAGTTCGCGTTATTTGCTCGACTTCAATAAAGAAAGCGATGCATTTTTGTCTCGCTTAAAAAATGTTGATTTATTAAAAGTAAATGGACGTGTATCTCAAGTTATTGGACTTGTTATCGAATCCGTAGGACCCAATTGTTCACTTGGCGAAGTATGTGTCGTGAAATCGCACGATGGCGAAGATTTATGCTATTCTGAAGTTGTAGGTTTTAAAGAAAACAGAGTTCTTTCAATGGTACTTGGTGGAACATCACGAATTAGTCCGGGAAGTGAAATTGTTGCAAGCGGAAAAACTTTTTCTATCCCTGTTGGAAAATCATTACTGGGAAGAATTATAGACGGACTTGGAAGACCAATGGATAAAAAAGGACCGATTGAAGGAGAAGAAATGCGAACAATTTATGCGCTTCCTCCCAATCCATTGACACGACGAAGAATTACCGAGCCGATTGTAACCGGAATTCGTTCCATTGATATGTTGCTTACGTGTGGTCGTGGACAACGAGTCGGAATTTTTTCTGCAAGCGGCGTAGGGAAAAGTGTTACCTTAGGAATGATAGCGAGAAATACGAATGCCGATGTCAATGTTATTGCTCTCATAGGCGAACGAGGAAGAGAAGTTCGGGATTTTATTGATGGAGAACTTGGCGAAGAAGGTTTGGCACGTTCAGTTGTAATCATTGCAACAAGCGACCAAGAAGCATTAGTACGCTTAAAAGCAGCGTTTATTGCTACGACTATTGCAGAATATTTTCGCGACCAAGGATTGAATGTTATGTTTTTGTTTGATTCTATCACACGTGTTGCAACTGCTCAACGTGAAGTAGGATTAGCAATCGGTGAACCACCAACAACAAAAGGATATACGCCTTCGGTTTTTGCGTTGCTTCCAAAACTCCTTGAGCGTACGGGGAATTCTGATGTCGGAAGTATTACGGCAATGTACACTGTTCTTGTGGAAGGGGACGATTTAAATGAACCCGTCGCAGATAATGCAAGAGCAATATTAGACGGTCATATCGTTCTTTCCCGACGACTTGCTTCTGCGGGACACTATCCTGCAATAGATGTTTTGCAAAGTATCAGCAGAATTATGCCTTCGATTGTATCTGCAGAACAACGGAAAGCCGTCCATCGTTTTTTAGATTTGCTTGCAACATATAATGAAGCGGAAGACCTTGTGAACATTGGTGCGTATGTAAAAGGAAGCAATTCCAAAATAGATGAATCGCTTGCTTATATTGAAGAAATGAGAGCATTTCTTCGACAAGGCTCGCATGAAAAGATTGATTTTAAGCAAAGTCTTCAGCGTCTTCTTGCATTAATGAATCAAACACCACCGAAAAATAAATGAGCAACATCATGAACAGCGATTCGCAATTTCGATTGCAAACTGTATTGACGGTTCGCGAATACCAGGAACGTCGGTTGCAGCACGATTTATTTAAAATCGGGCAAGATAAAGAGCGGGAGAATAGTGTCCTTACACAATTAAATGATGAAATTGAATTAGCGGTGATTGAAGACTCGGCTATTGTACGCGTTCGTGCAACGGAATTGCAAACAAGTAAAGCGTTCATTGATACGCTTTCCAATAAAATTACTGACCAAGAACAAGTTATCGGAGATTTGAAACATAAAGAAAAACACGCGCGTGGTGAATTAGTGAACAAACGGCAATCACGTCATATGTTGGAATCGCTGAAAAAAACGCACGAAGAAAAAGTTCAAAAAGAAGAAGATGAGAAAGTGCAGAAAATAATAGATGAATTCGGTAACCGCGAGAGAAAAAAAATAGGCGAATGAAAAACACGTTATATTTTTACATCATAGGCGTTGTTCTCTTAATTATAGCGGCAGAACTTGTTTTATACATTTTAGAAGACACGAATAAGTATAGTTTACCTCGTATATATAACGTTCTGCGTGGAGA belongs to Ignavibacteria bacterium and includes:
- a CDS encoding FliI/YscN family ATPase, yielding MNTIETTTTETASSRYLLDFNKESDAFLSRLKNVDLLKVNGRVSQVIGLVIESVGPNCSLGEVCVVKSHDGEDLCYSEVVGFKENRVLSMVLGGTSRISPGSEIVASGKTFSIPVGKSLLGRIIDGLGRPMDKKGPIEGEEMRTIYALPPNPLTRRRITEPIVTGIRSIDMLLTCGRGQRVGIFSASGVGKSVTLGMIARNTNADVNVIALIGERGREVRDFIDGELGEEGLARSVVIIATSDQEALVRLKAAFIATTIAEYFRDQGLNVMFLFDSITRVATAQREVGLAIGEPPTTKGYTPSVFALLPKLLERTGNSDVGSITAMYTVLVEGDDLNEPVADNARAILDGHIVLSRRLASAGHYPAIDVLQSISRIMPSIVSAEQRKAVHRFLDLLATYNEAEDLVNIGAYVKGSNSKIDESLAYIEEMRAFLRQGSHEKIDFKQSLQRLLALMNQTPPKNK